The Cuculus canorus isolate bCucCan1 unplaced genomic scaffold, bCucCan1.pri scaffold_116_arrow_ctg1, whole genome shotgun sequence nucleotide sequence TAAGACCAGGTAAGGCTATTCCGGGTAACTCAAACATTCTAACATTTTTGTTGTGCGTTTTAGGTACTATTCCCGGACCAATTTTGTTTGGTGTTGCTATAGACAATAGTTGTACTCTGTGGGATTTTAATGAATGTGAAACTAAAGGAGCATGTTTGGTTTATGACAATGGAAGAATGGCTTATCTTCTGATGGGCATAAGTAAGTCACTTCTTCATATTAAGTACACATACAAGGTAACAGATGTACTGATCTTGACTGCTAgatgggaaatattttaaaatagtttcttaaacttctattttttacCATcgctgttttttttttaaaaaaaaaaacaccactttTTTGATAAATAATACAAAGCTAAGTATCATGGAAAGAGCAAGATGGCATTAAGTGGCTCTTAAAGTTACCTAGGAAACTTTTTTAAGtaacagaatttttttgctcttcagtCTTATCTGGCTTGGTCTGTTTGCAGCTTAAGGTCTGAGaagctttcttcctcttgtACTTCTCAGAACATTTCCCTAAATTAATACTAAGGTCTTGAATCTCTAACACTAGAGATGAATTTTCCTGAATTGTTTAACAATCTGTTCCTTTCAAGTGTTTGAGGTATGTATGACTCAGGGAGGGAAGGCAGGCTGAGCTTGCATCTGTGCTAACTGCTGTTGTCCTGGCTTCTAGTAACTGATACTTACAGGGCATAAACTGAATTGCTAACATCTAATCTCgaaactgaaaaagcaggaatCAGAACTTCAATTTTCAGTATCTCTCAGGTTTATTTGTGATAAAATGGAATCCCTCCTCTTTGTCCACACTCTCATTTCCATCCCCAGTTGCACAAACACTGCTATGTGATGTgatgatgtgatgtgatgtgatgtgatgtgatgagTAAATGGAACAAACTTTTAAGGTAGCTGAGGAGAGAATACTTAACAAGTTTTCATGTGAGGAGTTCTAGTTTGTGGCAGAGAATATTGATGCAGTGAAGAACGATACTGAATGAAGAGCTGAGGAACGTTCACTCTTGAGGCAAGAAGGGGATAAACAATTACAGATGTGAAGTTTGTTGGAAGTTTGCCTTTACCTGCCCTTTGCAGTTTgtgtaaaatgctttgaaattcaCGGGATATATCCATTTCAGTCTTAGATTGTAACTCCCATGTGAAACTTTATAAATGACTGAAATACTCTTTCTACTATCGAAGGTCACTGCAACAAGGACTCTTCTATTCTTTGCATTCAGGTACTGCTTGCAAAATCATCACGATCATCTTTGTGTTCACGGCAGAATGTTTGTATAAGCCTCCTTCAGCAAGTGCAGACCTGTCATAAAAGGATTCGGAAACGGTATCTGCTATACATACTTGAATGGTGAGCAGACTGGGAGGCCTTTTGAAGGAAGCCAATAAAAATAAGCACTGTTACACAGCACTTGTACCAATGTTCTTGTACACCATTACCCAAGTGCAAAAGATCATATTCAATTCTTGAAcaacttaaaatatttgtgaaagtGTAGCATTCTTTAACTTGCTAAACTTAATTTTTGGTGTTCCATTGTGTGTATCCAAAAAAGTGACACTTAAATTTGCAGTCTAATTTTACATGTCTTTTATATACCTTAGGTGAAACAAGGTGAAATACTCcaatcaaaaaggaaaacccGAACAATATAGAAGAAATGGGCTGAACTAGGCTGACTGAGAgccccttttcctcctgcttatAAAATAATACCTAAGTGAGACTGTAGTGGGAGAAAACAAGTCGCTGGATATATTAAAGAGAAGTATGGATGTTTAAAATGGACTTATTTTAGTGTGCATATAATTCTGGGCTACTGCCTTCGTGAGTTTGACTGTAGATACACTTGGGACTGTGCAAGTatgttttagatatttttaaatgttacctGAATGGCGTAGCTTACTTTTTAGCATttgtagaaaaatataaatagttaTTATAGGACAGCTGGGTTTATAACAGTAAAATGTTTGTTAATTTAAGTGCCTTAGTTTCTATCAGGAATATATACAAAAGGTTACTGTCCAGCTGCATTCTGTAGCTGTTAACATTTTTCTATACAattttgacttaaaaaataagttgttcATGACTGGAAGGTCCTGCAAGACGAAACTTTCTGTGGTGCAGTAAGGGCACTTGTGTACATTTCCAAGGGATGGAATTTgcaaatttttgtttcattttgttttgttttgttggagaTGGGTTTCCACGGCCGAGCAGGTCCTGTGCCAACTCAACTAACTTGCACCAAGTGGGAAAGTACCCTATTGCCCTACCCGAGAAAAGCATCCCTTTCACTTTTTTCAACACTTAGAAACACCCCCTTGAATTTTTcgctttcctggaagaaaaattcACGAGGGCTTTTTGTCAGGTacttgtttatttggttttttatttcctttttccccgCACAGGTGGCCAGGAGAGGCGCCTGGCGGGCGGCGGTGATACCACCACCCCCACGCCCCCCGCGACCGGAAGTTTAAAGCCGAACTCGGGAGCGCGGTTGCCGCCGTTGCCACCGGTCCCAGCAGCTTGGCGGGCGCGGCGCCACCGCTTGAGGGCGGCGCGAGGCAGGAGCGAGGCCGCGGGGTCTCCCTCAAcccgggaggggcggggctgcTCGGccggggaggaaggagaagcgCCACCACCTGCCCCGTCGGGGCCGGCCCGCCCTCATGCTCTTTAGGGCAGCGCCGGCGGCAGCTACGGGCCTCGCAGCGCCATGGAAGGGGGCGACATCCAGAACCCCGTGTTCGAAGCGCCCCGCCCCGAGCTCGGCCGCCAGCGGCAGGCGAGCGCCTCCGGGACTGACTCCCCGGCTGAGGAGGGGCCCTGCAGGTGGGGCAGCTGTGCGCCAGAGCCTTTGCAGCTCTGCAACGACGCCGAGGGCTACCTCGCCGCCTACAGCCTCCTCGCCATCTGCCAAGGTAACGCGTCCTCCCGCCTTCCCGCCCGTGCCAAGCCGCCGGCTGAGGGGGCCTGGCGCCTGCAGCAGCCCGGGGCGTGCCATGGACGGGGGCAACATCCAGAACCAGCAGTAGAAGATGAGACGTTCCAGCAGGTCTGGGACAGCACTAAGAAGCTCTGCTTGTGTGTCCAGAAGACTGTGGCCTCTCTGCAAGCCGATGAAGCCGATATCATCCCCAGGAAGTTTGGCAGTGGGGGCCAAGGAGAGGCAGACAGCGACTGATAGCATGTTTGAGCCCCTGAAGGAGATGGTTGCCCTTCTCAGCACTTACGGAGAGAAGATGCCAGCGGAGACCCACCTGCAGCTCAAGGTAAACCGTTtggactggggaggggctgggcACTGGCTCCCTGGGGCCACGCTGCCAACACCAGGTGGTGCTCCCTACAGCTCCTCCCCGAGTACTGGGACAGCAGCAAGAAGCTCTACATGCATGTCGAGAACACTGTGGCCTCTCTGCAAGCCGACATCATCTGCAGAAAGTGTGGCAGTGGGGGCACAGACTCCCAACAGTGATACAAATGAAATCAAGTTGATTGAGTGAAAGTACAGCTTATGTACCCTTGTCTGCCCCATATACAGCTACCCCAATAAAATTCCACTGCTGAAGTTTCCATGACTACAGAGATAAAGAACAATGACTAGTACTAGAGATGTAGCCCTTatcttctttgtctttgctACAACCTCCCTACATTCCCTGTTAATGATTCCAAGGTCTTTAAGCTAGCTAGCAAACTTTGGAACAATGACCGCTTGCTTGAGAAGGCGGCTCAGTTGGGTGCTTGGTCGGGCAAATGTGTCCATTGCAAAGGGCAGCGTGTGGCTGCACTGCTTTGCACAGCATCCCCTCCAAggctggtctcagcccagccgCAGCTCTGGTAGACGCTCATGAGTTTGgctgatgtttttcttgtcAGTGGGACCAGGAGAGCCCTCACCCTGTGCGGGGCTTCCAGCTCTCAGGGGTTGGGAAGTGCTGGGAGCAGCATAGTGAGCGCACCCAGCAGTTCCCAACCCCTGAGAGCTGCACGGGAGCAAAGCCCCTGgcactggggaggaggaggaatcgCAGGGGGGGCTCCTAGCTCAGCTTCTGGGGGCTCTGGGCTGGCAGTGCTCTGAGCAGGAATGTTTATGGGAACTCTGAGCAAAACCCACTCTGATATTTGGCAGCCGTGAGGCACAAGGAATGGGGAATTACACTGAGATTTAAACCCACAAGGAGCAAGCGATCCAGCTGGGGATTGTGAGAAACCTGGGCTTGTGACCTTCACTCAGCTCTGTGTCCTAGTGGTGCTGGGTCCCCTCCAGCAGAGCGGGACGCGCGGCTGGAAGCGCCCGCGAGGCCAGGGCCAGCACCTGGGGCGAGGTTTCTTTTAAGAAGTGGATTTGGTTTCTTCCTGAACCCTCCTAAAGCTGTGGCTCTAGCAGGCCGCAGCGGGTGTGCAGGCGGCAGCAGGGAGCGCAGGGAGCCCTTCCCACTCACTCCAAGTCTGTACCCACCACCCCCCTGTGGGCAACTCACCTCCTCCATCATGGTAATGAGCTGCTCCACCGGCGAGGGGCTGATGTCTCCCACCATCACCCCACTCTGAAAGTTCTCTGGGGTgatcttctccctcttcttcttcacAAAGTAGACGGCCTTGCTCTCGAGGGTGGGTGGGAAATGGGTGGTTGCCTGGAGCTGCCCGGTGGGATCCCGCCCCAGCACCAACTCCTGCACGTCCGGCTGCTGGAAGAACTCATCCAGCGTGGCTGCAGCCTCCTCATTGCCCTCGAACTTCCTCCACTCCTCTGGCTGGGTCCGCAGCAGGCTTTCCGCATAGCTCTTCAGGATGTCGTGCGGCTTGTCTGGTGGGGCTGACATCCCGCTGGCACCGGG carries:
- the LOC128850606 gene encoding uncharacterized protein LOC128850606, with the translated sequence MFTFFAHANIVARVMALCRVEGGPTYEVALSGEASLINSVLDNAEIDYGLQVPHACLGRSPETITGSGCGVCTAAEPGASGMSAPPDKPHDILKSYAESLLRTQPEEWRKFEGNEEAAATLDEFFQQPDVQELVLGRDPTGQLQATTHFPPTLESKAVYFVKKKREKITPENFQSGVMVGDISPSPVEQLITMMEERGHSLLDTQAELLSAVPDLLERLIFYCWFWMLPPSMARPGLLQAPGPLSRRLGTGGKAGGRVTLADGEEAVGGEVALGVVAELQRLWRTAAPPAGPLLSRGVSPGGARLPLAAELGAGRFEHGVLDVAPFHGAARPVAAAGAALKSMRAGRPRRGRWWRFSFLPGRAAPPLPG